From the Oceanispirochaeta sp. M1 genome, one window contains:
- a CDS encoding M81 family metallopeptidase, with the protein MKRILTASLHHESNTFNPIITGREDFSIQYGSELFSVLNDDDSISGVVHTLQNAGYEMVPTVCARAVPNGVVSKDLYLELKEEILKRARAAVAEAPIDALCLSLHGSMRIEEIGEAEGDLLEALREIFPDQPLFSSLDMHTTFSKRMHDCADGYVGYKCAPHIDCYETGEHAARLTIAALEEGVKTSSAWVKIPFLVAGEKSETTTEPMKTLISALRESEKKEKVLAANYLMGFPWADSADSGVSVLVITDNDKSLAKKEAARLADLFWSYRDEFSFHTETYSMEESLVTAFKAVDEGPTPIYISDSGDNPTAGSSGDCTNFLKLITSNKKTGLLDHPIIYGGFFDPDSVEKCRKMVGMTIELNVGAAFDTVTTSPLKLSGKVKSFINEWGVYKSDLALFSTGGVDIVLTSKHIGFVDPAMFRDLGDDPANAQIVVCKLGYLTAAQRTVSKRSIMALSEGSSNEDLNGLPYKLVPRPIFPLDSDFEYKAADNLYLK; encoded by the coding sequence TATAAGCGGAGTCGTCCATACTCTTCAGAATGCGGGATACGAGATGGTTCCAACTGTCTGTGCCAGGGCCGTACCCAATGGAGTCGTATCAAAGGATCTCTATCTGGAACTGAAAGAGGAAATACTGAAGAGAGCCCGTGCCGCTGTTGCGGAAGCTCCCATTGATGCTCTTTGTCTCTCTCTTCATGGATCAATGAGAATTGAAGAGATAGGTGAGGCCGAAGGTGATCTTCTGGAGGCTCTCAGAGAGATCTTTCCGGATCAGCCTCTTTTCTCCTCTCTTGATATGCATACAACCTTTTCAAAAAGAATGCATGACTGTGCCGATGGCTATGTAGGTTATAAATGTGCCCCCCATATAGACTGTTATGAGACAGGAGAACATGCAGCGCGCCTGACAATCGCTGCTCTTGAGGAGGGTGTTAAAACATCTTCCGCCTGGGTAAAGATTCCTTTTCTGGTGGCAGGTGAAAAATCCGAAACCACCACTGAACCTATGAAGACCCTGATCTCCGCTCTCCGGGAGAGTGAGAAGAAGGAGAAGGTTCTGGCCGCAAACTATCTGATGGGATTCCCCTGGGCGGACAGCGCGGACAGCGGTGTTTCAGTTCTGGTTATTACAGATAATGATAAGAGCCTGGCAAAAAAAGAGGCAGCAAGACTGGCAGATCTTTTCTGGTCTTATAGAGATGAATTCAGTTTTCATACAGAGACATACTCCATGGAGGAGTCCCTGGTAACAGCGTTTAAAGCTGTGGACGAGGGGCCGACTCCTATCTATATATCTGATTCCGGGGACAATCCAACCGCCGGTTCTTCAGGGGATTGCACGAATTTCCTTAAGCTGATCACTTCTAATAAGAAAACAGGGCTCCTGGATCATCCCATAATATATGGCGGTTTTTTTGATCCTGATTCTGTTGAAAAGTGTAGAAAGATGGTAGGCATGACAATTGAACTGAATGTAGGTGCCGCCTTTGATACGGTAACCACTTCACCCCTTAAACTCAGTGGAAAGGTTAAGTCATTTATTAACGAATGGGGTGTCTACAAGAGTGATCTTGCACTGTTTTCAACGGGTGGTGTAGATATTGTCCTTACATCAAAACATATCGGATTTGTAGATCCCGCGATGTTCCGTGATCTTGGTGATGATCCCGCAAATGCACAGATTGTTGTGTGTAAGCTGGGTTATCTGACGGCGGCACAGCGGACTGTTTCAAAGCGTTCCATTATGGCCCTGTCCGAGGGGAGCAGCAATGAAGATCTGAACGGACTGCCCTATAAACTGGTTCCCAGACCGATCTTTCCCCTGGATAGTGATTTTGAGTATAAGGCTGCTGATAATCTTTATCTGAAATAG
- a CDS encoding sulfatase-like hydrolase/transferase: protein MNKKPNIVFFFVDQQRWDTCGCYGQKDPITPHLDQMASEGVLFENAFTCQPVCGPARACLQTGKWATELGCYRNGIRLPSNEKTIAHHFSEEGYNTAYIGKWHLASDDKEGLHYEKKAVPPELRGGWDQHWIASDVLEFTSRGYGGHMFDTQGNKKIFPKGRYRVDTQTDWALEYLDSQKNEENPFILFLSYIEPHHQNDRFSYEGPKGSKKRFKDFNIPDDLAGKRGNWKRSYPDYLGCINSLDENLGRIRSRLNELGMSEDTLIVYTSDHGSHFKTRNSEYKRSCHDASIHIPLVIMGPGFKGGKRMDELVSLIDLPPTLLNAAGRKVPGHMAGRPLSELTNSAKSEKPWPEEVFYQISESQVGRGIRTSKWKYSVKAPKKNGWKLSSSESYESDFLYDLEKDPHELNNLADSTEHKGVREELSEILIRRMVDAGENAPRIDV from the coding sequence ATGAACAAGAAACCCAACATTGTCTTCTTTTTTGTAGACCAGCAGCGCTGGGATACATGCGGCTGTTACGGTCAGAAAGATCCCATAACACCTCATCTGGATCAAATGGCATCAGAGGGGGTTCTTTTTGAAAATGCCTTTACATGCCAGCCTGTATGCGGCCCTGCCAGAGCCTGCCTTCAGACAGGAAAATGGGCCACAGAACTGGGATGCTACCGCAATGGTATCCGACTTCCCTCAAATGAAAAAACGATTGCCCACCACTTCAGTGAAGAAGGGTATAACACAGCTTATATCGGAAAGTGGCATTTGGCTTCAGATGATAAAGAAGGGCTGCACTATGAAAAAAAGGCTGTCCCCCCTGAACTCCGGGGAGGCTGGGACCAGCACTGGATAGCTTCGGATGTGCTGGAATTCACCTCAAGGGGATATGGCGGACATATGTTTGATACTCAGGGAAATAAAAAGATATTTCCAAAGGGCCGATACAGGGTCGATACACAGACTGACTGGGCTCTGGAATATCTGGACAGCCAAAAGAATGAAGAGAATCCCTTTATACTGTTTCTCTCCTATATTGAGCCCCATCACCAGAATGACAGATTCTCCTATGAGGGACCAAAGGGTTCAAAAAAACGATTTAAGGACTTCAATATTCCAGATGATCTGGCTGGAAAAAGAGGAAACTGGAAACGCTCCTACCCCGACTACCTGGGATGCATCAACAGTCTGGATGAAAACCTTGGAAGAATCAGATCAAGACTCAATGAACTGGGAATGTCAGAGGACACTCTTATTGTGTATACCAGTGATCACGGCTCCCATTTTAAAACCAGAAATAGTGAATACAAACGCTCATGCCATGATGCCAGCATCCATATCCCTTTAGTAATTATGGGGCCCGGATTTAAGGGTGGGAAAAGGATGGATGAACTTGTCAGCCTTATTGATCTGCCCCCTACCCTGCTGAATGCAGCAGGCCGGAAAGTCCCTGGTCATATGGCAGGGCGTCCTCTCTCTGAACTGACAAACAGTGCAAAATCAGAAAAGCCATGGCCGGAAGAAGTATTTTATCAGATCAGTGAATCCCAGGTCGGACGGGGAATCAGAACCTCGAAATGGAAATACTCTGTAAAAGCTCCAAAGAAGAACGGGTGGAAGCTGAGTTCCTCAGAGTCATATGAATCAGATTTTCTTTATGACCTGGAGAAAGACCCTCATGAACTGAATAATCTTGCAGACTCTACAGAACACAAGGGTGTCAGAGAGGAGCTTTCTGAGATTTTAATCCGAAGGATGGTTGATGCCGGGGAGAATGCTCCCCGGATTGATGTATAG
- a CDS encoding FN3 domain-containing metallophosphoesterase family protein: MNPVTKNKIWLGLSAFSTLYFAAFLALLFLIRPFWSDTNSFLTWALGIEFNWVIIVIIMSSALMLFHFSSFSKTMKNRGNEEKTLKLATRITIPLTLIIWIGMTTLLLSELGREQSIILINFLNNLPEIIAGLYLLLVILLLPRFSFWQNQKIRKTVLAATVLLVLIIASKPGSIKITAGPYLQIPSENSITVMWTTNHQAISWVEYGDDFEYKAYPQHDGLIDMNEKIQKVELTGLESGKEYPYRVVSKEIKKFFPYSVLFGKTVVSEDFKFRTLNRRAENISFLVINDLHERHEYWGDIAEELKTDPVDFVVLNGDYFNDLNGERQLINSLIKPVSKHFASETPFIFIRGNHETRGILARSLRDYIALPEDKYYFSFAHGPVAMLAIDSGEDKEDHHKEYSGMVAFDEYRKEETLWLKETVQRKEWQDASWRIAFSHIPLNQFALDEEEGEYKAENLGYQNTWTSILSDGNLDLMLSGHTHRWKIHEPNDEVSFSLIIGGGHIEGTENFVVVRVDADAASLKVDLRDQHGKSFQEFLVEK; this comes from the coding sequence ATGAACCCTGTAACCAAAAATAAAATATGGCTGGGATTATCCGCCTTTTCAACCCTCTATTTCGCAGCCTTTCTGGCTCTGCTCTTCCTGATAAGGCCTTTCTGGTCAGATACAAATAGTTTTCTGACATGGGCTCTTGGAATTGAATTCAACTGGGTGATCATCGTTATCATCATGAGTTCGGCACTTATGCTGTTTCATTTCAGCTCTTTCAGTAAAACCATGAAGAACAGAGGAAATGAAGAGAAGACTCTGAAACTTGCAACTCGTATAACGATTCCCCTGACCCTGATTATCTGGATTGGAATGACAACTCTTCTTCTCTCCGAACTAGGCCGTGAACAGTCGATCATATTGATAAACTTCCTCAATAATCTCCCTGAAATTATAGCTGGTCTTTATCTGCTTCTTGTTATTCTGCTCCTCCCCCGCTTCTCCTTCTGGCAAAATCAAAAAATCAGAAAAACAGTGCTGGCAGCCACAGTTCTTTTAGTACTGATAATTGCATCAAAACCGGGTTCAATAAAAATAACTGCCGGCCCCTACCTGCAGATTCCCTCTGAAAACTCCATCACGGTTATGTGGACAACAAACCATCAGGCAATATCCTGGGTTGAATACGGTGATGACTTTGAATATAAAGCCTACCCTCAGCATGATGGTCTCATTGATATGAATGAGAAGATCCAGAAGGTGGAACTCACTGGATTGGAATCGGGGAAGGAATATCCCTACAGAGTTGTCTCAAAAGAAATTAAGAAGTTTTTTCCTTACAGTGTTCTCTTTGGAAAGACTGTTGTCAGTGAAGACTTTAAATTCCGGACTCTCAACAGGAGAGCAGAGAACATATCATTCCTTGTTATCAATGACCTTCATGAACGTCATGAATACTGGGGGGATATAGCTGAGGAGCTCAAGACTGATCCTGTCGATTTTGTAGTACTCAATGGTGATTACTTCAACGATCTCAATGGAGAAAGACAGCTGATAAACAGCCTGATAAAGCCTGTAAGCAAACACTTTGCCTCAGAAACTCCTTTTATCTTTATACGTGGAAACCATGAAACAAGAGGGATTCTGGCAAGAAGCTTAAGAGACTACATTGCCCTGCCTGAGGATAAATACTACTTCTCATTTGCCCATGGCCCGGTCGCGATGCTGGCCATTGATTCGGGAGAGGATAAGGAAGACCATCATAAAGAGTACAGCGGCATGGTGGCCTTTGATGAGTACAGAAAAGAGGAGACCCTCTGGCTTAAAGAGACAGTACAGAGAAAAGAGTGGCAGGATGCCTCCTGGAGAATTGCGTTCTCCCATATCCCGCTGAATCAGTTTGCTCTGGATGAGGAAGAAGGTGAATACAAAGCTGAGAATCTCGGGTACCAGAATACCTGGACGTCAATACTGAGTGATGGAAATCTGGATCTCATGCTCAGCGGCCACACTCATCGCTGGAAGATACATGAACCAAATGATGAAGTTTCCTTTTCCTTAATAATCGGGGGTGGTCATATTGAGGGGACTGAAAATTTTGTGGTGGTACGGGTAGATGCTGATGCAGCCTCCCTCAAAGTTGATCTGCGTGATCAGCATGGAAAATCATTTCAGGAATTTCTGGTAGAAAAATGA
- a CDS encoding glycoside hydrolase family 2 protein, which produces MPVLILLFIPALLILFFASIFLFYPHLNYSKMPVAKGAQGDQFEVRSLNGIPYLLTNNLPYSTHFEESRRARQSLAGEWMFRTDPENRGLKECWFTSEKPDGESSDWEQTAVPSVFNAASGERTSYAGFCWYRKIFKRDSVPEGFWSRLCFEGVLLRSEVYLNGHKLCEREGGYTPFFLNASDHLKVDEDNVLVLRVDNRSNWESIPPLARKEHNPGWHMYGGIYRDVYFETVPENYIFKAVARTLSDGDKTVLGLDVLVHAPDSTCRIDVSLIDPEGNSCGGTLLNAELDSIDQGKLSSGGAVRGGHCDLILDNPLFWNPGDPALYTVLIETASAGHSDRVSFKTGLKSIEIENEKILFNGESLFLKGISKHEDDPELGSSQTEESLNRDLGLVEELGANYIRTAHYPHDVREMLSIRDRGLLCSEEIPMYQTGTGFTAWFEEKQSILRFPAKVFGMHQMNYRPLLQNAQKQLIEMIERDINNPAILFWSAGNECYTLFKNGGRVFGWLRSVAKAFDPSRPVSMAELTYDIPFFDNNRRTGDHMDIISINAYYGWYYGKHTDIGSHLDKLHSLFPDKPIIMSEFGAAAAPGRSEADGVWKADRVAWGKTYSEEYQGELIESYLKQIIERPFVRGLSPWVLSDFYNTWFPENPVPNYNLKGITSKERKPKRAFHFLKDAYSRIK; this is translated from the coding sequence ATGCCTGTCTTGATTCTGCTGTTCATTCCTGCGCTTCTAATCCTGTTTTTTGCTTCCATTTTTCTGTTTTATCCACACTTGAATTATTCTAAAATGCCCGTGGCCAAGGGTGCTCAGGGAGATCAGTTTGAAGTAAGAAGTTTAAACGGAATACCATATCTGCTTACAAACAACCTTCCATATTCCACACATTTTGAAGAGAGCAGGAGAGCCAGACAGTCTCTGGCTGGAGAGTGGATGTTTCGAACTGATCCGGAAAACAGGGGGCTTAAGGAGTGCTGGTTCACATCCGAGAAGCCTGATGGCGAATCATCAGACTGGGAGCAGACTGCTGTTCCTTCTGTATTTAATGCGGCTTCTGGAGAGAGAACCAGCTATGCAGGTTTCTGCTGGTATAGGAAAATATTTAAAAGAGACTCCGTTCCTGAAGGCTTTTGGTCCCGGCTCTGTTTTGAGGGAGTTCTTCTTCGCTCGGAAGTCTATTTGAATGGACATAAACTATGCGAGAGGGAAGGGGGATATACTCCCTTCTTTCTGAATGCTTCTGATCATCTGAAGGTTGATGAGGACAATGTACTGGTTCTCCGGGTAGATAACCGTTCAAACTGGGAATCCATTCCCCCTCTGGCCAGAAAGGAGCATAATCCAGGCTGGCATATGTATGGCGGAATTTATCGTGATGTCTACTTTGAGACTGTTCCGGAAAACTATATCTTCAAGGCTGTTGCCCGTACTTTAAGTGATGGAGATAAAACTGTATTGGGGCTGGATGTCCTGGTGCATGCTCCCGACTCTACCTGCCGTATTGATGTAAGTCTTATAGATCCTGAAGGAAACAGCTGCGGGGGAACTCTCTTAAATGCTGAATTAGATAGTATCGATCAGGGTAAGTTATCTTCAGGAGGAGCTGTTCGAGGGGGACATTGTGACCTTATTCTGGACAATCCCCTATTCTGGAATCCGGGAGACCCGGCCCTGTACACAGTGCTTATAGAGACTGCCAGCGCTGGTCATTCTGACAGGGTTTCATTTAAAACAGGACTTAAATCTATTGAGATCGAAAATGAGAAGATACTGTTTAATGGTGAGTCACTTTTTTTAAAAGGCATCAGCAAGCATGAAGATGATCCTGAACTGGGAAGCAGCCAGACCGAAGAGAGTCTCAATCGTGATCTGGGACTTGTAGAAGAGCTTGGGGCCAACTATATAAGAACCGCCCATTATCCCCATGATGTAAGGGAAATGCTCAGTATACGGGATAGGGGATTGCTCTGCAGTGAAGAGATTCCCATGTATCAGACAGGGACAGGTTTTACAGCATGGTTTGAAGAAAAACAGTCCATCCTCCGTTTTCCGGCAAAAGTTTTCGGTATGCATCAGATGAATTATCGTCCCCTTCTGCAGAACGCACAAAAGCAGCTTATCGAGATGATAGAGCGGGATATCAATAACCCGGCCATTCTTTTCTGGAGTGCAGGGAATGAGTGCTACACTCTCTTTAAAAATGGTGGACGGGTCTTCGGCTGGTTACGTTCCGTGGCTAAGGCCTTTGATCCTTCAAGACCTGTTTCCATGGCCGAACTGACCTATGATATTCCCTTCTTTGATAATAACAGAAGGACCGGCGACCATATGGATATCATCTCCATCAATGCCTATTACGGCTGGTACTATGGAAAGCATACAGATATAGGCAGCCATCTGGACAAACTCCACTCATTGTTTCCTGATAAGCCCATTATCATGTCTGAGTTCGGTGCAGCTGCTGCTCCGGGACGCAGTGAGGCTGATGGAGTCTGGAAGGCTGACCGTGTTGCCTGGGGTAAGACTTACTCTGAAGAATATCAGGGAGAGCTTATTGAATCTTATCTGAAACAGATCATAGAGAGACCTTTTGTCAGGGGGCTCTCTCCCTGGGTACTTTCAGATTTTTATAATACATGGTTTCCTGAAAATCCAGTTCCCAATTACAATCTCAAGGGTATTACTTCAAAAGAAAGGAAGCCGAAGAGGGCTTTTCATTTTTTGAAAGATGCCTATTCCCGAATAAAATAG
- a CDS encoding TetR/AcrR family transcriptional regulator: protein MDIVRHMSHYKTSVSGKDMSTIEFREKEREENKDKRQNIILMAGMDLFLEQGLAEVNMKDVARKAAVSRATLYRYYSSKEDLALAIEHHLYLDVLVPKFSPGILSFSGNGYEKIENYLMTFIGIIEMHPEIFKLSGAMDHYFNYRQRPEDVARKMKTIFQDDPTVEFLKSALQEGMDDGSLQPGLNLRLTAYTIDQTIISLGQRIASRKEEMTFEFNLESPEDMVMVFARTMLAGLKKDSL from the coding sequence ATGGATATAGTGAGACATATGTCTCACTATAAGACATCTGTATCAGGAAAAGACATGAGTACCATTGAGTTCAGGGAAAAGGAAAGAGAAGAAAACAAAGATAAACGCCAAAATATAATTCTGATGGCAGGGATGGACCTTTTCCTGGAACAGGGACTGGCAGAGGTAAATATGAAGGATGTTGCCAGGAAGGCCGCTGTAAGCCGGGCAACCCTTTACCGCTACTATTCTTCCAAGGAAGATCTTGCTCTTGCCATCGAACATCATCTGTATCTGGATGTTCTGGTTCCGAAATTCAGTCCCGGGATTCTGAGCTTTTCAGGAAACGGATATGAAAAAATTGAAAACTACCTTATGACCTTTATAGGGATTATAGAGATGCATCCTGAAATTTTCAAACTCTCCGGCGCCATGGATCACTATTTCAATTACAGACAGAGACCCGAAGATGTAGCCCGGAAAATGAAGACCATATTTCAGGATGATCCCACAGTGGAGTTTTTGAAGTCTGCACTCCAGGAGGGCATGGATGATGGAAGTCTGCAACCGGGGCTGAACCTGAGGCTCACAGCCTATACTATCGACCAGACTATAATCAGCCTGGGTCAGCGGATCGCCTCCCGTAAGGAAGAGATGACTTTTGAGTTTAACCTGGAATCCCCCGAGGATATGGTAATGGTTTTTGCCAGGACAATGCTGGCAGGACTGAAGAAGGACTCTCTCTGA
- a CDS encoding DUF5054 domain-containing protein, whose product MPDKPASVNLLFKTHLDLGFTASASKVLDQYMMHFIPRAVETSHRLRSSGGPQRMIWTTGSWLIKQYLEQSDSAGRRLMEQAVLEGDISWHALPFTTHSELMDENLFRYGLSISRDLDRRFGRKTIAAKMTDVPGHSIAMVPLLAESGIRMLHVGVNAASSPPDVPSRFIWRHRDGSEIIVLYDKDDYGGDILLGDQLFKFIHTHDNLGPSSFRGVQRAWRRAASIYGCDVKAADLNNMASAALLLKDELPVVEQEIGDSWIHGAGSDPYKLSAFRAFSRTVGKMVDKRVVPDTVMDELLCIPEHTWGLDEKAALADYFHYSPKALISLRRSSKCRRLENSWKEQRSYLENAVNAATPALAELLTQDLNALKPERPNLEGYLDCKHQSLSTELFDLDFDKQSGAISFLKDKETGRVYCSKEKRLGLFCYETFNSSDYRRFLRQYLKNLKKHWIWAIPDFTKPGMFLAGPKKIKEHPRLQRILRREDSFLLQLSMSDAAVLGYGAPKELWLRYDFLKADPSIGITLHCLDKRACRLPEASWFSFSFDNTEALGWLMDKMGSSLSPLDVVSRGGRGLHGVCRGVEFRGKEYSLNLETLDAALTAFDKPSLLDFHNRIPDPAKGVHFNLHNNVWGTNFPMWYEEDSLYRFILNFQNENKIIACQNAEDGLQAPGEKRL is encoded by the coding sequence ATGCCTGATAAACCTGCATCCGTAAATCTGCTGTTCAAGACACATCTTGATCTTGGTTTTACGGCTTCCGCTTCAAAGGTGCTGGACCAGTATATGATGCATTTTATTCCCCGGGCGGTAGAGACCTCCCATCGACTGAGATCATCCGGTGGGCCCCAGCGGATGATCTGGACTACCGGGTCCTGGCTGATAAAGCAGTATCTGGAGCAGTCAGACTCTGCAGGGAGACGCCTGATGGAGCAGGCCGTTCTGGAGGGAGATATCTCCTGGCATGCTCTGCCTTTTACAACACACTCAGAACTGATGGATGAGAATCTGTTCCGCTACGGACTCAGTATCAGCAGAGACCTTGATAGGCGCTTCGGTAGAAAAACCATTGCCGCCAAGATGACAGATGTCCCGGGTCACAGCATCGCAATGGTCCCGCTCCTCGCCGAGTCAGGGATCAGGATGCTCCATGTCGGAGTGAATGCCGCATCCTCCCCACCGGATGTCCCATCCCGCTTTATCTGGCGTCATAGAGATGGTTCTGAAATCATTGTTCTTTATGACAAGGATGATTACGGTGGTGATATATTGCTGGGTGATCAGCTTTTCAAGTTTATTCATACCCATGATAACCTTGGTCCCAGTTCCTTCAGGGGCGTTCAGAGAGCGTGGCGTAGAGCTGCCTCAATATATGGCTGTGATGTGAAGGCCGCGGATCTTAATAATATGGCTTCTGCAGCTCTTCTGCTGAAGGATGAGCTGCCGGTGGTTGAACAGGAGATCGGTGACAGCTGGATTCATGGTGCTGGAAGCGATCCATATAAACTCTCGGCCTTCAGGGCATTCTCAAGAACTGTGGGGAAGATGGTGGATAAGAGAGTTGTACCTGATACTGTGATGGATGAGCTTCTCTGTATCCCTGAACATACCTGGGGGCTTGATGAGAAAGCTGCTCTTGCAGACTACTTTCACTACAGTCCGAAAGCGCTGATCTCCTTAAGACGCAGTTCAAAGTGCCGTCGCCTTGAGAATTCCTGGAAGGAACAGCGCTCCTATCTGGAAAATGCAGTGAATGCTGCTACTCCGGCCCTTGCAGAATTACTCACTCAGGATCTGAATGCTCTCAAACCTGAACGTCCAAATCTCGAAGGATACCTGGACTGTAAGCATCAATCCCTGAGTACAGAGCTTTTTGATCTGGATTTTGACAAACAAAGCGGCGCAATCTCATTTCTAAAGGATAAAGAAACCGGGCGGGTATATTGCAGTAAGGAGAAAAGACTGGGGCTTTTCTGTTATGAAACTTTCAACTCTTCGGATTACCGCCGCTTTTTAAGACAGTACCTGAAAAATCTGAAAAAACACTGGATCTGGGCTATTCCGGATTTTACTAAACCCGGCATGTTTTTGGCAGGGCCAAAGAAGATTAAAGAACATCCCCGCCTTCAGAGAATCCTGAGAAGGGAAGATTCATTTCTGCTGCAGCTTTCCATGTCTGATGCGGCTGTTCTCGGCTATGGAGCCCCGAAAGAGCTCTGGCTCAGGTATGACTTTTTGAAAGCAGATCCTTCCATCGGGATTACTCTTCATTGCCTTGATAAGAGAGCCTGCCGCCTTCCCGAGGCTTCATGGTTCTCATTTTCCTTTGATAATACAGAAGCCCTGGGCTGGCTGATGGACAAAATGGGTTCTTCTCTCTCTCCTCTTGATGTTGTGTCACGAGGAGGACGGGGGCTTCACGGGGTTTGCCGTGGAGTGGAGTTCAGAGGGAAAGAATACTCTCTGAATCTGGAGACTCTTGATGCCGCATTGACAGCCTTTGACAAACCCTCGCTGCTGGATTTTCATAACAGAATTCCAGACCCGGCAAAGGGAGTCCATTTTAATTTGCATAACAATGTATGGGGAACTAATTTTCCCATGTGGTATGAAGAGGACAGCCTCTACCGTTTCATACTCAATTTTCAAAATGAAAACAAAATCATTGCCTGTCAGAACGCAGAGGACGGATTGCAGGCCCCTGGAGAAAAAAGACTATGA
- a CDS encoding MFS transporter, which produces MSQTIEKLPTWKMIMFGMGQMGWSLGGFSVGALINYFYMPPETGGDVFPALINQGAVILFLTVIGLSNFAGRIFDAVTDPLIANMSDRSRFKFGRRRTFMAIAILPLSFLSYLVFTPPVPHESALNSVWVFTVIILFYLFMTMYVIPYGALIPEIGHTSKERMLLSTITSVAWAMGFFIGNSVYVLKGVFEGMGYSPVTSFRIVVAMFSVIGFIAMLMPIIFIDEDRYCRKNRSNDGAVKALLTSLQNIDFRSLLGCQFFYQLGNVFLEIGIIYYVTILMKLPEEQAFTLMAAMFILSFAYYPMVVKTTGRIGKKKLLNFGFAVHALVFALIPFSGLVPGVSSAVWGWTIILLESIPVAIFGIVPTALLADIAKSDGNRTGSHNEAIFFGANSFAIKLAMSVTNLIFPSILLLGRSIDNPLGVRLTAVIAFVFTLLGYFAFRGYQQDRVDQYLDEELLPALVTV; this is translated from the coding sequence ATGAGTCAGACAATTGAAAAGCTGCCCACATGGAAGATGATCATGTTCGGTATGGGCCAGATGGGCTGGTCCCTTGGAGGCTTCTCTGTAGGAGCCCTCATCAACTATTTTTATATGCCCCCGGAAACAGGGGGTGATGTTTTTCCTGCCCTTATCAATCAGGGTGCGGTTATCCTTTTTCTTACAGTTATCGGTTTATCTAATTTTGCAGGAAGAATTTTTGATGCTGTAACAGACCCTCTTATTGCCAATATGTCGGATCGTTCCCGCTTCAAATTCGGTAGACGGAGAACCTTTATGGCTATTGCTATTCTCCCTCTATCCTTCCTGTCGTATCTGGTATTCACTCCGCCGGTTCCTCATGAATCAGCTCTGAATTCAGTTTGGGTTTTTACAGTAATTATTCTTTTTTATCTGTTTATGACTATGTATGTAATCCCCTATGGTGCATTGATTCCTGAAATCGGCCATACATCAAAGGAGCGGATGCTCCTCAGTACAATCACCTCGGTGGCCTGGGCCATGGGATTCTTTATCGGGAATTCTGTTTATGTATTGAAAGGTGTCTTTGAAGGGATGGGTTATTCTCCTGTAACATCTTTCAGGATTGTTGTTGCCATGTTCTCTGTTATAGGATTCATTGCCATGCTGATGCCCATCATCTTTATTGATGAGGATCGCTACTGCAGGAAAAACAGATCCAACGATGGTGCTGTGAAAGCTCTCTTAACCTCATTACAAAATATTGATTTCAGATCACTTCTGGGCTGTCAGTTTTTCTATCAGCTTGGTAATGTCTTTCTGGAGATCGGGATTATTTACTATGTGACCATACTGATGAAACTTCCCGAAGAGCAGGCTTTTACCCTTATGGCTGCGATGTTTATTCTGAGCTTTGCCTACTATCCAATGGTTGTTAAGACCACAGGCAGGATCGGTAAGAAGAAGCTCCTGAATTTCGGCTTTGCTGTACATGCGCTTGTGTTTGCCCTGATCCCCTTTTCAGGCCTGGTACCGGGTGTTTCCTCTGCTGTATGGGGATGGACCATTATTCTCCTTGAGAGTATTCCTGTGGCCATATTCGGTATTGTTCCTACGGCATTATTAGCTGATATCGCTAAATCTGATGGAAATCGAACGGGGAGTCACAATGAGGCAATCTTTTTTGGGGCCAACAGCTTTGCCATCAAACTGGCAATGTCTGTTACCAATCTGATCTTTCCCTCTATTCTTCTTCTGGGAAGAAGTATTGATAATCCCCTGGGAGTTCGTCTCACAGCTGTAATCGCCTTTGTTTTTACACTCCTGGGTTATTTTGCTTTTAGAGGGTATCAGCAGGATAGAGTTGATCAGTATCTGGATGAAGAACTCTTACCTGCTTTAGTTACGGTCTGA